The genome window AAATAGTATTCCTTTTTCACAGAAGGCAAGGGTGACCCATTAAAGTAATATCATGGTAATATATACTTGGGTTATGTTGCTGAAtaagaaattctaaaaattaacttgaagttaattttttgttcttCTAACAAGTTTTTATTGAATGCCACAGTTTTTAAAGCTGATTGGCACATTGGTTACTTAGGGATAGAAGTAATACATACTAATTTTGGAAAAATACAGTtactaagaagaaaaagtaaaaccattCATAATTCTGCAATATAACAGATTCattttagtatatatatactttcagACTCTGTTAATGTGTGTAATACATAACTATATTTGACTTAAAATGAAGCGACAGTAATTTTGCACACTGCATTATAACTTGTTTTCTCACTTTAAAATACGTAATGAGAATATTTCTATTCAAATATATTAAACGCTTCTGCTGACAAAGGATTTGCTGATTTGATCAGAATGTAATATTCAAGTAGAAGCTGGCAATACTAAAAGTTTTGAAGTAACTGGATCAACAAAAGTACAccaagaaaggcaaaaaaaaaaaaaaaaaaaaaaaaaaaaaaaagaaaagaaaagaaagaaaagaaaaagaaaaacaaaacccagaaagcagagtTGAGAAGTATTAACCTCAGAGAAAAcgtctattttctttttttatcattttatttatttatttattttttattttttattttattttattttttttgagacggagtctcgctctgttgctcaggttggagtgcagtggctcaatctcagctcactgcaagctccgcctcccgggttcatgccattctcctgcctcagcctcccaaatagctgggactacagccccCTGCAACCACTCTGggcgaatttttttgtatttttagtagagacggagtttcacagtgttagccaggatagtctcgatctcctgaccttttgatccgcccgcctcggcctcccaaagtgctgggattacaggcgtgagccaccgtgcccggtagAAAACTTCTATTTTCAAGGTATAAGGCATCATAATGGTGATAATGAATGAGGTGGTCCCCATCAAGGCCATGGACTATACCTTAACTTCAATCCCGAGTTTTTGCCTTAACTCTCTCATCTTCTCCCTGAATGAACCATTGCATATCATCTTTATCTGCATTTATCATATCAATGTTATTGATAAGACTACACCCCCCTTAAAATCTTGGACACTATTATTTCCTTCAGACTCCTGGCCTTTATTCCCTCACAAAGGGGGAACTTCCTCTCCATTTTGCACAGGGGCCTGCTGCCctccttctgtttccttttttatttttcctggaggACGTTTTCCATGTTGAGATTTCCCTCCAGCTTATTCTACTTGGCACTCCATCACTCCTAGGAGATAAAAGGCGAGCGAAAAGACAGTGCTTGGTAGACATATCAGCACCGAAGACAGTGGCCCTACTACGCACCTTTCAAAATTCAGAGCCCTGGATATCGacggtttttaaatttttatttttcccaccaGAGAGGACTTATGCGCTCTCCAGGAGGCCTCCTGTTGAAGCACCTCCCTCCCGctatctcttctctcctccctctttcaAAGCCTAGCATTTTTCTTGTAGATCCTTCCCTAGGCCTATGCAGGCACCAAAAAGGGAGGATCTGGAGTGGGGCCCCTAACTGGGCTCTGTCTCCGCACCTACACACACTCCGCCCCCACCACTGTCCCTAGCATCTACCTGAACCTATCCTTTCAAGTTTCCTCCTCCGGATTCTCACCTTGAGGTGCACCGCAGCGACACTTAACCCGCAGACCTGCAGACGGCCAGGGTGGGGCGAGTGGAGGCTGCTGCCGCCGAGCGCTCGCGCAGACCCGACACGACCCGGCCCCTTCCCCATCCAACGTCTTCCAGCCCCATATTTCCCAACTTTGTCCCTTTTATCCATCCTCTCTCTAAAGCCACACTCTGCCCCTGGCCCTACTTGCTATTTAAACATCCACAATGGGGGAAGGCGATAACGGGGACTGTTTAAAATAGAACCTTCACCTTCCGTGTGTCTGTTTCCCTCTCCTGTGATTCATTTCCACACCTCTATAACCAAAATCTTTTGCACCAAAATGGGTGTAGGACACAGGGAGTGGGGTTCTTATCCCCACCCCTGTGGGGAAGGCTATATGGGTATAGCATATACCCATATACCCGTATTCTTATTCCGCTTGCCCCAAGGACCACCCAAGATGGACCTTGGGTAAGGAAGGAGTATCAAAAACGCATATCGGGACCCACTTTAGGACTCTACCCGCAGCAGTCAGCCATCACAGCCCCGGGGTTCCCCCAGAGTTCACGAGCCAGAACACAAACCTGCAGCGTCTGGGACAGTTGTTTTCCTTGTACCTTGAccagaattttcttcttctccataatagtaataattaaccAGAAGAtacaaaaggcaggaaaaaaagcaCTTGAGTAGACTCCCGTTATGTGAGAGCAACGTCACAGGTGAGTTGAGACTGCCAATTTTCCCTCCCACTCACAAGCGAAACAGCAGGAACCAGCATCCCTCCGCTCTTCCTTCACCCTGGGCCTAGGATGGCTCTTTTTCCACCTTGGCATTTCAGTTGGCCAGGCATAGTATTTGGTTTCTCTAATCATCAGGGAGAGGCAGCGTTTTTCTTGGGGTTATTGTCATTTTACAATTATTGTGGACTTATCTCTTTCCCCTGTTCTAACCTCCCCCCAAACGGCTCCTTCACCCCACCTTCTCTCCCAGTAGTCATTATTTTTCCTCTGAGCCTCTTACCTGCACATAAATGGCCAAGAAGGTGCGTATAAAGAAAGGAGGCTGGGAGTGGAAGTAGAACATTTTCTTCTGTGTATCCTTCTGTTCCagtgtttaatttaaaatgctttctttttacaTTGAAGAATACAATACTTAACACATTTTGAAGATGGGGGAATGGGCATTTATCCCAAAAGTTCTCTTTTCATTGGGGTGCCTTGTTATTTGGCTAAATTGTCATATATcagattaaaatgtttttaatcagCTACAAAAGGAatcacaaacttttaaaatatgccaaTTGTTCACAACCTTTAAAAGGTACTCTttagggagaaaaataatttacaataataaataagattttcTACTAAGTAAAAAATTCTTCATAATTTGGTTGTGTTTATATTTATCAGTTAGAAAATGTGTCTGATACTTCCCAAATAGCTTAAAAAAACAAGATAGCAAGTTTGAAATTTAAAACCTACATTTTCCTAAAATTAATCAACATGTTATGTGTTTGATAAATTAATCCCTGGAGAGCCTGTCAACCTTAAATAATGAGATTCAGAAAACATGATTAAGTACAGAGTTTATTCAAGCGCAAAGCTTGAGTATAGCCACCCTGAAACACCAGCTCCAAACAAATGGAATCAGTGTTCCAAAGTGGAAAAATTAAGGTTTCACTTATataggcagagacagagaaattTTAGCAGGGTTGCATTTTCCATGCAAGACCTGTGCATATGCTGcagctatttatttttccatgagGAGGGGTAGTGATCTCAGGGAGTCTTATCTCTGGTGCCATTTTGTCTTAATTATttacaggggggaaaaaaaggcagaagttgcagcttCATGCCCTGTGACTCAAGCTGCATAGCCACATTCCTCTCAAGGctcagaataatttaaaattccagcagctttaagtttgaattatttaatttcacaagCCTAACAAGTGTCTTGTTTTTATCCGATTATAGAAAAATGATCTCCTATCTTTCCCACTTATGGAagtgtttaattttcacaactaACTAGTATGGTTTTGTTCTGTTAAAGGAATGCAGCCTGCTAGGCCTCTCACCTCTGGCCTCCTTCCCTCCAGGAAACTCAGGAGGAGGCTGGCCTTGCGGTAGGGTCACTGCCTGCCAATCCATCCCCACCCAAGTAGCCCCTCAGCCAGGTTTAAGACAATGTCCCAGGAACTCTCACTCACTGACCGTATTACTTAGCTTAGACCAGGTGTTCTCAACTAGGAATGTCTGTGGACCATTTGAAATTCTATGCAGGTTTGTGCATGTTTAGGGTTGGTGGGGTACACGCACTTTTGTGGGAAGAGGGTTTGTACCTTAGGAAGCTGGGAAAGCCTGATACATGAGCAGGGTGAAATTATGAGGAAGCTGAAGCCATGAGGTCTCCTCGGTGACACAGGAGGAGAAGGATGAATGAGGATAAAAGGAGAGACTGAGAACAACTGAGCCAAGGTAGTGACAGAGCACTGCAGCGCTCAGGTCCTGCTCTTAGACGTCCATTAGGAATTTACTGTCTATTCTCAGTTTCCCTTGAGATCATAATCTTCTCTACTGCCTCATAGATTCTCACCGTAAATCCTACCTCAACTAAACTAGTCTAAATCTCTGTTCCTTACGACTAGTGAGACTATCTAAAAGATTGGTTACCTGTAATAAAATGTTCCTAAAAGTGAACAAACTACTAGTACACATAGTTACAAACAGCATGAAAACTTGTGAAAGGGCTTCAATAGAGTGTTGACCAAAGAAGACACATATATGGGGAATAAGTATAAATTATTCAGCCTCCCTAGGAGTCAAAATGGACAAATTAAAACTTCAAGGCACTCATTCACCTGTGAAATtggtgaatatttttttaaaaatcataccaTCCATTTTATATGAGTTCATTCACATGGACTGTCAGTACATGTGTAAATTGGTTAAATTACCTTGCAGGCCTTCTTGGTagtacacataaaaataaataagatgtttcagatttttagacccagcaatttcacttttagAAATTTTTCCTTAGGAAATAATTTTGGTTGTGTGCAAAGATTTTGGGTAAGGTTTGAGttataatagcaaaaacataGAGGCAGCCTAAATATTAAACAACTGGTAGATAAATTCCTGTTAATTTTAACATGATGAAGTACAGTATTTATTGGCATAGAAATATTTACATTGCATTGTTAGatagaaaatatgtataaaatagtgTCCTGGTGTAAACAAATtttgtatctatgtatctatttatctctatatattatatctatataataatatataatatgattaATATAGCtatatagtatactatatataatatgtaatatatttatctctacacacacacacacacacacacacacacacacatatataatctcCTCCATCCCATTCACAAGCAGAGCAGTGAAAACtggcctctcctcctctctcccttcttccttatTCTGGAATacatatatttcaattttaaaatcgtatatatatatatgtgtgtgtgtgttttatatatattatttacataaaattaaatgccCATATATACAGTGAAGAGTGAAAAAAGTCTAGGTTATCTTAAAACTATGTATTTCATTGTTCCATGTATGTAATTCAAGTAAactatagaaaatttggaaaatacacaaGAATTATAGACATGAAAGGTTTTAGAAGTCTCTATTCCCATAAAATTAAATGGGAgtttaattttaagtttaaatattttgattttttccccactAACATTATAACTTATATTAATATGCTATGAAGTAGGTAAGTTTGACTAGGTAGGATTCTACCTTATATGCTGACTTTAGAATCCATCCTTGGCTTAAGATGCAACTCCACTGCACTAACACATTCAGTGATAATTGAGAGGAAATCTACAGAAAGGACATAAGGGTTTAGATTGACAATATGTAGTGATTGCCTAATTAATATTTGTGAAATCAATAAGTGGATGAAATGTATATTTGAGAGCcaccaaataaatgaaattgactGTACATTATTGAGGGTTTCCTTCcttctgtatgtatttttaagtataaCCGGGAtagttttatatacattatttataacctgcttttaaataatagttattttctttatttgcaaaaaataaaacatttttactgGAAAAAAGTAAGGGAACTATAGATACATGCCACATGTCAAGCAGAGCCAGAAAAACAATCCTTTCTGTTTCTagtcatacatattttttaaagaattgaatTGGCAACTAAGAATACTATTTTATAATCTGTTTAAACTATTATATTATCTCCATAAGTATTACTTTTTCTAGCAAAAATATTtctctagaaaatattttcatcaggTCAAATTTAAGAAAGAGATGCCTCCTTCCCCATGTTAATAATTTAGTACTACACCTTGACCATCTCAAACTTGATTGGAGGAAGGGATAGTCAGAGGAACGGGAAGAGAGCCTCATTTCTAATGCATACTAGTTACAAACATGTAGTCCTTAGAAGAGGTCAGCGGAGCAAGGGAAGGAAATGTGAGGGATTCAACCATTGTAAGGATCTCAAGACTCAAACACGTAGTGGAGGCACTTAATTCAGACCCTGTTCAGCTACAgagaagtatatatataaaatatgtgccaTAAAATAAGATCATACTATTTGCAGGCATTTCCTTACTGTAGAAGTCAAACATGCCCCCTGAGAAAATGTGGAAGAGTCtacaatgaagtaaaaaaaagaatatataaatccATAAGCCCACCAACCACCCAATCATACCTAATTCTAATACTGTTACTGTTAGTAATCTGCTTTTCCTTTACATaccattataaaaattttcatttcaatagaTACATGGCTGTCTAATATTtgtcagttattttatttcttcatttttcaattttatctcAATCATTTTTCTGAATATTAGTAATTGATATAttacttattatatatttatttattattatattttaagttctagggtacatgtgcacaacgtgcaggtttgttaacgtaggtatacatgtgccatgttggtttgctgcacccatcaactcgtcatttacattaggtatatctcttaatgctatccctcccccaggcccccaacccccgacaggccctggtgtgtgatgttccccaccctgtgtccaagtgttctcattgttcaattcccacctatgagtgagaacatgaggtgtttggttttctgatcttgcaatagtttgctgagaatgatggtttccagcttcatccatgtccctacaaaggacatgaactcatccttttttatggctgcatagtattccatgatgtgtatgtgccacgttttcttaatccagtctatcattgatggacatttgggttggttccaagtctttgctattgcgaatagtgctgcaataaacatatgtgttcatgtgtctttatagcagcatgatttataatcctctgggtatatgcccagtaatggaatCACTGGGTCAAGTGGtgtttctagttccagatccttgaggaattgccacactgtcttccacaatggttaaactaatttacactcccaccaacagtgtaaaagcatccctatttctccacatcctctccagcatgttgtttcctgactttttaatgatcatcattctaactggtgtgagatggtatctcattgtggttttgatttgcatttctctgatgaccagtgatgataagcattttttcatgtgtctcttggctgcacaaatgtcttcttttgagaagtgtctgttcatatcctttgcctactttttttgatggggttgtttttttcttgtaaatttatttgtagattctggatattagccctttgtcagatgggtagattgcaaaaattttcttccattctgtaggttgcctgttcactctgatggtagtttcttttgctgtgcagaagctctttagtttaattaggtcccatttgtctattttggcttggtgttttagtcatgaagtccctgcccatgcctatgtcctgaatggtattgcctaggttttcttctagggtttttatggttttaacatttaagtctttaatacatcttgaattaatttttataacttattagtaatttaaatatataaatacaacacttagaaaataaaagttctcTTTATATGAAATACACATTCTCAAGTATATCCTATGATAATCGCTCAGGATATATTCATCTGCATTTctaatgatataaaaatacagtaagaCCCTGAAACAACTTGAGTTTGGATATAACATGATTGGTGATAGCAGGTGGGGAGAGAGTAAAATGGATGGATGATATTTAAGTCCAAGTGCTCAGTAAAGAATTGTTTGTGGCAACAAATCACAGCTGAGTCCTTGACGAATTTGGGCTGTGCAGCCAGCTAGCCAAATAGACTCACATCAGTCGTTCCATCTATCTCTCAGTTACATAACCTGGAATTTTATAGAATGAATTTGTGGACTTCACTTATCATGTTATCTTGGAATTTAATTATATACTcatattttaaatacacaaaataaatatatgtctaCTGTTACAAAAATGTACTAccacatataaaattaactttcaatttgtctgttttgtttaacAATATacattgaaaatttttttcatgtgagTAAATGTAACTCCACATCATTTTTTCATCAATGTATAATGAAAAAACTTTATAAACTCTATATGAATGATCAAACTTTTCTTAAACCGATTTCCTTTTAGAAACATATAAGTTTTTGGCTCTTTAAAAAAACACTATTACCACAACTACTACAATGACCATATTTGGCATAGGAGTATTAATGTAtgataaatttctagaagagAAACTGATGTGTCCAAAAGCACATATCTTTCAAAGTTTGATATTGCCAAAATGACTTCCAAAAATGTTGTATTACTTAATATTCTCACAGTACATGTGAATATTTGTTTTACCATATCCTCAACtctgaatataataaatatttgtattttctaattgtatagatgaaaaattaactcatttttattttcaatagatCTCAATTCGATGAGCATATGCTATTATTCCCTTCtgtcagatgaggaaactcaggctcaCAATGTGTACCTGACAATTGATTAACTGATGATTCTTCAGGCAGCACAGCTTCCTGGTAACACCACCATGAGGACTCTGGAATCAAacattactctttttaaaaaaattttgaatcaTCTTCCTCACAAATGTGTAATATAACAACAGCTTTCACTTTaaaagcacttactatatgccgggcactattctaagcactgtacatatattaactcatgtCATTAAAGtaattttgtctttgtattttctgactataaaaagataaaagttgCCCAattcagtggctcaggcctgtaattccagccctttgggaggttgaggcaggaggatcacttgaccccaggagttggagaccagcttggggaacatagaccttgtctctacaaaaaaattaaaagactagctgggcatagtggcacacacctgtagtcccagatacttgggagtctgaggcgagaggatcgctcGCGttaaggagtttgaggctgcggtgagctgtgattgcgccactgcaacccagcctgggcaacagagtgagactctgtctcaaaaaaaaaaaaaaaaagaaagaaagaagaaagaaaaaagagagagaaagattaaagttacctttaaaaaaagaatatagaagtATGAAGAATAAACAGTAAAAATTGCATTAAAACATCTCACTCTTGTTCCagggtcttttgttgttgtttcacaACTGCTGCCAAGCCCACCCTGCTCCACAACAGCTAAGAACCAGATTGCAGAGGAAATGGAGGCTAGGGGAGGGCGACTGATGGAGGAGTTATCCTGGGAGCGGAAGACTGGAAGAGACAATTCTCGAAAGAAGTAGAAAAGTTCAATAGCTCCACAAAAAGAGGTAGCCCCTCCCTAGTAATCAGAGTCAAGCAAATAACATTTTTCCCTCCGGGATAGGAAACAACAGAAAAGACTGACAGGGCCAAATGTGTaagtggggggcggggagggagcAGAGGGTGGGCCCACTTCTGCCGCGCTTTTGGTGGGAGTGGAAATTAGGGACCCGAGCTCACTGGTGACGTAGATCTCATGTGACCAGGAGTCGACGTGTGCAGAAGTCCTGGTAGTCTGGTCCTTGTTCCCGTCTGGATACCAGCTTCCTTCAGCAGTGCAGGCGGTGGTCCCTGAGGCTAGTGGAAGGAGTGAAACTTGCGGGAATTTTGCAGGTTGGTGTCAATGTAGGTGTTGACTGGGGATTTCTAGGGTGGGGGGGCTTAAGGCAGAGACTTGTGGGAGTGCCAGTCAGGTCCGTctctccaccctccacctccaggtCTACAGGAACTGATGACCCTTGGGAAAGGGACTAGGGGTCCTAGGAGAAGAACAAGTAGACCTgtgatagtttaaaaataatcgTCCTCTGCTATCTAATCCTGCTTTCTGGACCCCCACCCTCCTCCCGAACCCGCCTCAGTCTTAAAGATAGTTTGGAAATAATCTGCTTTCTCACTCTTTGTTTGATGGGAAAAACGAAGTGACTTGCATGCACTGTGGATAGGGGGTGAACTGGAGGAAACAAAAGGTGGGAAACTTTCCATATTCGAAACCCTAAAGGAGGAAAGCTACGTGTGTCAGTCTCTGGCGCTGGTCGGCCCACCAAGCGCTCGCCCCACCCCCACCGTCCCCTCCCGTTTCCCGTTTGTCTGCAGGTCTGTTGTTTCTAGCAAGACCCAAAGctagaaaaggaggaggaagaaactgACCCGATCAGTGCCAGGTAGGTGAGAGGAATATTATAAAGTCTCCTGGGGTGGAGACAAAGGTTGTAAGCTCCACTGTTCCTGCCGGCTCCCTTCCACCCCACCCCTTtcccctcttcttttctctcccccttctcctttcccctcttcctctgcctgccaGCCAGCCACCTTTCTCTTTTCTGGCCTGGTCCCTGTGTTAGGCCCTATGGGGGAAAAAGGATTGGGGAGGGCTGGGAGGCGGAAAGAAGGGCCTTGGAAAAGGTTAGAGGGAAGGACAGGAGAAGTGAGGAGGTGGAAAGTGGAGGTAAGAGGAGTGGGGATAGTGAAGCTCTGATTGCTGACTGGGCTTCTTAGTGGAAGATATTTTATAACAgtctgaataaaaaaaaattaaatgctgaGACCTCTGTCCACAACACCTGTCCACTCACCAAGTCTTTAACTTACtgtcttctttttgctttctagAAGTTATTGTATTCCAAGAAgaataagcaaaaaaataaaagaaggaaggaaggaaggaagagaggtagAGATACAAGATGAAATCCTGTCAAAAAATTGAAGGAAAACCAGAAAATGAGAGTGAACCAAAGCATGAGGAAGAGCCAAAGCCTGAGGAAaagccagaggaggaggaggagaagctaGAGGAGGAGGCCAAAGCAAAAGGAACTTTTAGAGAAAGGCTGATTCAATCTCTCCAGGAgtttaaagaagatatacacaacAGGCATTTAAGCAATGAAGATATGTTTAGAGAAGTGGATGAAATAGACGAGATAAGGAGAGTCAGAAACAAACTTATAGTGATGCGTTGGAAGGTTAATCGAAACCACCCTTACCCCTATTTAATGTAGTTTACCTTGATTTTTATCTGACATTAACAATACCATATAGCTTGCTTTTTATTAGCATTTCCTGATATTCCTTTGTCCATATTTCTACTTATAACCTGTTGCTATTAATGGTTTTAGATGTATCTCTTGTTATCTGCATCTCAttgtttattgtattttgaaCCAATCTAcaagtctctgtcttttaataaaAGAACtttactcatttgtaaaaaaGAGGTTCTTGGTaggatataaaatggaaaaaaggcTAAGTAATATGTGAATATCATATTTTTGAAAGGTAAAAAGTACatttgtatattacatatatggaCATAACTTGTGAAGGATGAAAGAAAGTATAGCCTCTCGGTGGTGGGATTAtgaatgatttttctccttttgcttatttgtattttctatattccTAAAATTAACACACATTATTATTGCTAGAATAATAAAAGCTTTATAACAAAAAGAAGCAACAAGCAGCACTTACTAGTTTATTTCAAAACGTATTGGGGCATTTAATATTTGTTGACAGAATTTTAGAAGCAAATGTGAACTTCAAAGCAACTCCAGACCACTTAGCTAGAataataaattttacatattttctcatctttaaaataaagaaaataatctcacAAGGATCTGGTGCGGGCCAAATAAGGTAATGACTGTGAGCTATGTTTGACAGAGTTTTGTTCCCATTCCCAACTCCATAAGAGATTAATTTCAGGGATTTGGAAGGGTGGAGAAAGTAGTTCTTATCTGTGATTAAGAACAAACCCAaggctgggtggctcacacctctaatcccaacactttgggaggctgaggtgggcggatcacgaggtcaggagattgagaccatcctggctaacatggtgaaacctcatctctactaaaaatacaaaaaatgagccaggcacggtggcgggcgcctgtagtcgcagctacttgggagactgaggcaggagaatggtgtgaacccaggaggcggagcttgcagtgagccaagatcacgccactgcactccagcctgggtgacagagcaagactctgtctcaaaaaaagaaaaaaagaactgtgaGCTGGGTGCCACCTTTATGTTCATTTCCTGGTATGCCTGCCCAGCTTCTCATGCCCTTGCCCTTGATACTACCATATATACTGCGTTTCCTGCCCCTTCTGCTGGGTCCTGCACCTTCAGGCCCCTACCACTGTGAATGTGCTAGAATTCTCAAGTAGTGAAGCCCAGCATATTTCTTTGGCACCCCCAGTAAGCTTAGTTTCCAGACTGACCTTTAGAGAAGTTAGGAGATTGCCCATCTCTTCAATTTAGATAGACACTTACGCAGTGCCACATGAGTCATGATGTCTTATAGATATCTTGGCAACTTTGGGATTTTAACTTTCTACCCATAAGGCTCAGACATGATAAGTCCATCTGGGAGTTGGACTAGAAGACAAATCTGAGTAACAGACATTATGCTTTACTCAGAATTGCTGCCGTGGATCTGAAGACTACCATTTTATCTTACTGACTCCTATTTCCTTAGGACAAATGATTTCTCCCAGAAGACTGGTGGCGGGCCCTCCTCATCTGTTCAACAGATATCTCTAGACTTGTAtaaattttgaaggaaaattcAAGTCAGATTTTGGAATAACCCCACCCCTGGCTGGAAATATATGAAAGTGCTGTATAGGCCTTATTATGTGTCTATATCTACATatctctatctgtctgtctgtctgtctatctatctatctatctatcatctatctatcgtctttctttctttttttttttttttttttttttgaggtggagtcttactctgtctcccaggctggagtgcagtggcacgatctcagcttaccacaacctccgcctcccagattcaagcgattcttgtgtctcgcctcccgagtagctgggattacaaacatgcaccaccacacctggcaaatttttgttttttgtatttttagtagagacggggtttcaccatgttgaccaggctggt of Macaca fascicularis isolate 582-1 chromosome X, T2T-MFA8v1.1 contains these proteins:
- the TCEAL9 gene encoding transcription elongation factor A protein-like 9; its protein translation is MKSCQKIEGKPENESEPKHEEEPKPEEKPEEEEEKLEEEAKAKGTFRERLIQSLQEFKEDIHNRHLSNEDMFREVDEIDEIRRVRNKLIVMRWKVNRNHPYPYLM